In one window of Shewanella goraebulensis DNA:
- a CDS encoding cystathionine beta-lyase — protein MSHQQDKLATQIVSVGREKKYSKGIINPPVYRASTVVFDTMDDMRFAIKNKTNGEMFYGRRGTPTHFSFQQAISELEGGAGTALYPSGAGAISGALLSFLKSGDHLLMVDSAYEPTRDLCNKLLAGFGIETTYYDPLIGEGIKDLIQPNTKVLFLESPGSITMEIQDVPTLSRIAHEHDVVVMLDNTWASPINSRPFEMGVDISIQAATKYIVGHSDVMMGTATANEAHWEQLRENSYIMGQTTSPDDVYLAARGLRTLGVRMAQHDKNALKVANWLASRPEVDHLRHPAFETCPGHEFYQRDFSGGNGLFSFVLKQGNLASVTAFVENMRHFKMGFSWGGYESLILGVFGIDRLRTATQWDTSKPLIRLHIGLEDPDDLIADLTAAFERFNNVIGK, from the coding sequence ATGAGTCATCAACAAGACAAACTCGCAACGCAAATTGTCAGTGTGGGTAGAGAGAAAAAATACTCTAAAGGTATTATCAATCCGCCAGTATATCGCGCATCTACTGTTGTTTTCGACACCATGGATGACATGCGCTTTGCCATTAAAAACAAAACCAATGGTGAAATGTTTTATGGACGTCGTGGCACCCCGACTCATTTTTCTTTTCAACAAGCGATTAGCGAATTAGAAGGTGGTGCAGGTACAGCCCTCTATCCATCTGGCGCTGGTGCTATAAGTGGCGCCTTACTGTCATTTTTGAAAAGTGGCGACCATTTACTAATGGTCGATAGCGCCTATGAGCCAACCCGTGATTTATGTAATAAATTACTAGCTGGTTTTGGCATTGAAACCACCTACTACGATCCGCTGATTGGTGAAGGTATTAAAGACTTAATTCAGCCAAATACCAAAGTGTTATTCTTAGAATCGCCTGGGTCTATTACTATGGAAATTCAAGATGTGCCAACATTAAGCCGTATTGCACATGAACACGATGTAGTAGTAATGCTCGATAACACATGGGCTTCACCCATCAATTCACGTCCATTTGAAATGGGCGTCGACATTTCGATTCAAGCAGCGACCAAATACATTGTCGGCCACTCTGATGTGATGATGGGCACAGCCACAGCCAATGAAGCACACTGGGAGCAATTGCGTGAAAACAGTTACATCATGGGTCAAACTACCTCACCTGACGATGTATATCTTGCTGCACGCGGGTTACGTACATTAGGCGTGCGCATGGCCCAACATGATAAAAATGCCCTTAAAGTCGCTAATTGGTTAGCTAGTCGACCTGAAGTCGATCATTTGCGACACCCTGCTTTCGAAACTTGTCCTGGTCACGAGTTTTATCAGCGCGACTTTAGTGGCGGCAATGGTTTGTTTTCATTTGTACTAAAACAAGGCAACTTAGCTTCTGTCACTGCTTTTGTGGAAAACATGCGCCACTTTAAAATGGGCTTTTCGTGGGGCGGATATGAAAGCTTAATTCTTGGTGTATTCGGAATTGATAGGCTTCGCACAGCAACCCAATGGGATACCAGCAAACCGCTCATTAGACTTCACATCGGTTTAGAAGATCCTGATGATTTGATTGCTGATTTAACTGCCGCATTTGAACGCTTTAATAACGTTATTGGAAAATAA
- a CDS encoding double zinc ribbon domain-containing protein, with amino-acid sequence MDCPFCQNELNDGALKCGHCLEYLSNHVCPDCHGTLPLEAKVCMHCHYRFSQISIDVTQLSMSFNSEVLASLLFRFRFLPQEIVTDEDKITINTPGIFRLWNNTDEVPWNKIAGFNYRSGIIWDKVEIETRGQKPSVIIGLSKANSDELRRVLQSIVNAN; translated from the coding sequence ATGGATTGTCCTTTTTGTCAGAATGAATTAAATGATGGCGCGCTTAAATGTGGTCATTGTCTTGAATATTTATCTAACCATGTGTGCCCTGATTGCCATGGCACATTACCTTTAGAGGCTAAAGTCTGTATGCATTGTCATTATCGCTTTAGCCAAATAAGTATTGATGTCACCCAGTTGTCTATGTCATTTAATTCAGAAGTGTTGGCATCATTGTTATTCAGATTTCGGTTTTTACCCCAAGAAATTGTCACTGATGAAGATAAGATTACGATTAATACACCAGGCATTTTTAGGCTATGGAATAACACAGATGAAGTCCCATGGAATAAGATTGCGGGCTTTAATTATCGTAGCGGCATTATTTGGGACAAAGTCGAAATTGAAACTCGAGGTCAAAAACCCAGTGTGATAATTGGCTTATCGAAAGCCAACAGTGACGAACTGCGAAGAGTACTGCAATCCATCGTAAACGCGAACTGA
- a CDS encoding CreA family protein, whose amino-acid sequence MSCSDDVGKVSLGVFTTKDIKLNMMVDPIVTGVTCHVASIEADLSFSDPSDSAISCRQTGEITPQMIAAIDMSASGEIVFKKSKSIFFKTMKIRRIFDKENQTLMYVSYSTKETSGSYKHSLSTVPLWGTKAYSQVQATN is encoded by the coding sequence ATGAGCTGTAGTGATGATGTGGGTAAAGTGAGTCTAGGAGTGTTTACCACTAAAGATATTAAGCTCAATATGATGGTAGACCCGATTGTGACTGGCGTGACTTGTCATGTAGCGAGTATTGAAGCGGATTTAAGTTTTTCTGATCCTTCTGATTCCGCTATTTCATGTCGTCAAACCGGTGAAATTACCCCGCAAATGATTGCTGCAATTGATATGTCTGCATCGGGCGAAATTGTGTTCAAAAAATCAAAAAGTATCTTTTTCAAAACCATGAAAATTAGACGTATTTTTGATAAAGAAAACCAAACACTAATGTATGTTTCTTATTCTACAAAAGAAACCTCAGGAAGCTACAAGCACAGCCTGTCGACAGTGCCTTTATGGGGAACTAAAGCTTACAGCCAGGTGCAAGCAACAAACTAG
- the yegD gene encoding molecular chaperone — MFIGFDYGSANCSVGIEKEGEVRLIPINGDSNFLSSTLYAMDRELIAEAVYQRIAPEFKAEYGKLRSAQLSRARMVRHDLDIYPDEQVVFVGPEAIDAYLDLPDEGFYVRSPKSFLGASGLRPEQVALFEDIVTLMMLEVMSRANKLINEPITQAVIGRPVNFQGIGGELSNQQAQAILETAAKRAGFEQVSFLFEPMAAAMDFEASMSRNQTVLVVDVGGGTTDCSMVKMGPDLQHKTDRSDDVLGHSGQRVGGNDLDIAVAMNCFMPHLGLGSQLKTNLTVPRQPFWNGVAVNDISAQRDFNSLSTAKLIDELIKDSLKPELLTRLKSLRQHQMSYQFVRQAEQSKIGLSTQAEYDADLSFIESQFAVGVNQTDFETAVDQPVAKLVTIMKQAVEEAGVMPDVVYVTGGTAKSPVIHQCITDQFSQAEIVVGDHFGSVTSGLVRWAGKVFNS, encoded by the coding sequence ATGTTTATTGGGTTTGATTATGGCAGTGCAAATTGTTCCGTTGGTATTGAAAAAGAGGGTGAAGTCAGGTTAATTCCGATCAATGGCGACAGTAATTTCTTATCATCTACCTTATATGCAATGGATCGAGAGTTAATCGCAGAAGCTGTTTATCAACGTATTGCACCAGAATTTAAAGCTGAATATGGCAAGTTACGCTCAGCGCAATTAAGCCGCGCAAGAATGGTACGCCATGATTTGGATATTTATCCAGATGAACAAGTGGTGTTTGTAGGCCCAGAAGCCATCGATGCTTACTTAGATTTACCTGATGAAGGTTTTTATGTCCGGTCGCCAAAATCGTTTCTTGGTGCCAGTGGTCTCCGCCCAGAGCAAGTTGCTTTGTTTGAAGATATTGTGACGTTAATGATGCTAGAGGTCATGTCCCGTGCAAACAAATTAATTAACGAACCCATTACCCAAGCAGTTATCGGCAGACCAGTTAATTTCCAAGGAATTGGTGGAGAATTAAGTAATCAACAAGCCCAAGCGATTTTAGAAACCGCGGCCAAACGAGCAGGTTTTGAGCAGGTAAGCTTTTTATTTGAGCCAATGGCAGCAGCCATGGATTTCGAAGCCTCAATGAGCCGTAATCAAACAGTATTGGTTGTGGATGTGGGCGGTGGTACGACGGATTGCTCTATGGTGAAAATGGGCCCTGATTTACAGCATAAAACCGATCGCAGTGACGACGTGTTAGGCCATAGTGGTCAGCGTGTGGGTGGTAATGACTTAGACATTGCCGTTGCGATGAACTGCTTTATGCCTCATTTAGGCTTGGGATCGCAATTAAAAACCAATTTAACGGTACCACGCCAACCGTTTTGGAATGGCGTTGCTGTGAATGATATTAGTGCTCAGCGTGACTTTAATTCACTGTCTACGGCGAAGCTAATTGATGAATTAATCAAAGATTCATTAAAACCTGAGTTATTGACGCGCTTAAAGTCATTAAGACAGCATCAAATGAGTTACCAGTTTGTGCGTCAAGCAGAGCAATCGAAAATTGGTTTATCAACTCAAGCTGAGTACGACGCTGATTTATCATTTATTGAGTCTCAATTTGCAGTTGGTGTAAATCAAACTGATTTTGAAACTGCAGTGGATCAACCTGTAGCCAAATTAGTCACTATTATGAAGCAAGCAGTTGAAGAAGCAGGTGTTATGCCTGATGTGGTTTATGTGACAGGCGGTACGGCCAAAAGCCCAGTTATCCATCAATGTATTACCGATCAATTTAGCCAAGCTGAAATCGTGGTCGGCGATCACTTTGGCAGTGTGACCAGTGGCTTAGTGCGCTGGGCTGGTAAAGTATTTAACTCTTAA
- the ppk1 gene encoding polyphosphate kinase 1, with amino-acid sequence MTESRHLKFVDKELSWLSFNERVLQEAYDASVPLIERVRFLGIFSSNMDEFFQVRVAAVRRAILVSGISSKQLKYQQLMTKIQEKVFDLQEKFDQIYPVLMKELARCNIFLINETQLSEFHSAWLKKYFKNQLKRHIAPHIVTDESDLVQHLVDGTTYLVASLQSGDNKEYALVEVPNKNVPRFLELPTEKTSKIKHLILLDNIIRHCIDDLFRPFFEFDTIQVFSMKMTRDADYNISNELEQTTLERMTKGIKKRLNAQPVRLVYDRNMPEDMLEMLKSHLHISSTECLVPGGRYHSFKDFMDFPNPSRKKLVNEKLHPIDSSQFLAFDNSFDAIRHKDIMLNYPYHKFSHFTELVRQAAYDPAVKFIKINLYRVAKKSHIMQSLIDAVKNGKQVTAIIELRARFDEESNINWTRRLAEAGVTVHHGIPSLKVHSKLCLIGRKEHGQTQYYCHIGSGNFNEGTARFYTDFSLFTANQDIAGEVKQVFDLIERPYRKDEFNHLIVSPYNSRTRFLSLIDDEIAQAKQNKPASIQLKLNNLVDDIMINKLYEASNAGVKITMLIRGMCSLIPKIPGQSDNIKVYSIIDRYLEHSRVMLFHAGGEQKLFIGSSDWMTRNIDERIEVSTPVYDKQLKQMVIAILSLQFKDNTKSRVINQQHDNRYNPRGNKRKLRSQIAIHQYLNSYEKKVKTALAVKYNNKNQAELPQEA; translated from the coding sequence GTGACTGAATCCCGTCATCTTAAATTCGTTGATAAAGAACTGTCTTGGTTGTCATTTAATGAACGTGTATTACAAGAAGCTTATGATGCTTCTGTACCACTCATTGAGCGAGTGAGGTTCTTAGGGATTTTTTCAAGTAACATGGATGAGTTTTTTCAGGTTCGAGTCGCTGCTGTTAGACGAGCGATACTCGTTTCTGGGATCAGTTCTAAACAGCTTAAATACCAGCAATTAATGACCAAAATTCAGGAAAAAGTATTCGACTTACAAGAGAAGTTTGATCAAATTTACCCTGTATTAATGAAAGAGTTAGCTCGCTGTAATATCTTTTTAATTAACGAGACTCAACTGAGTGAGTTTCACAGTGCTTGGCTTAAGAAGTACTTTAAAAATCAATTGAAGCGTCATATAGCACCCCATATCGTCACCGATGAAAGTGACTTAGTGCAGCACTTAGTTGATGGGACAACCTACTTAGTCGCTAGCCTGCAATCGGGCGATAATAAAGAGTACGCTTTGGTAGAAGTGCCCAATAAGAATGTACCTCGATTTTTAGAACTACCAACTGAAAAAACATCAAAAATTAAACACTTAATATTGCTAGATAATATTATACGTCACTGTATTGATGATTTATTTAGACCTTTTTTTGAGTTCGATACCATTCAAGTTTTCTCAATGAAAATGACCCGAGATGCGGATTACAACATCAGTAATGAGCTTGAACAAACAACTCTTGAACGAATGACAAAAGGGATTAAAAAACGTTTAAATGCTCAACCAGTAAGACTGGTTTATGACCGCAATATGCCTGAAGATATGTTAGAGATGCTCAAGTCACACTTGCATATCAGCTCTACAGAGTGTCTTGTGCCGGGCGGCCGATATCATAGCTTCAAAGACTTTATGGACTTCCCCAATCCAAGTCGAAAAAAACTGGTAAACGAGAAGCTTCATCCTATTGATAGCAGTCAGTTTTTAGCGTTTGACAACAGTTTTGATGCAATTAGGCATAAAGATATTATGCTTAATTACCCGTATCATAAGTTTTCTCATTTTACTGAATTAGTCAGACAAGCCGCTTATGATCCAGCAGTTAAATTCATTAAAATTAACCTTTATCGAGTGGCGAAGAAAAGCCACATTATGCAGTCACTGATTGATGCCGTTAAAAATGGTAAACAAGTGACCGCAATCATTGAGCTTAGAGCCCGTTTTGATGAGGAATCAAACATTAACTGGACTCGGCGCTTAGCTGAAGCCGGAGTGACTGTGCATCATGGTATTCCGAGTTTAAAAGTCCATTCAAAACTATGCCTCATTGGTCGTAAAGAGCATGGTCAAACCCAGTATTATTGCCACATAGGTTCAGGTAACTTTAACGAAGGAACTGCCCGTTTTTATACTGACTTTTCGTTGTTTACCGCCAATCAAGATATTGCAGGTGAAGTCAAACAAGTTTTTGATTTAATTGAAAGACCTTACCGTAAAGATGAATTTAATCATCTCATCGTCTCGCCTTATAACTCGCGAACACGCTTTTTAAGCTTAATCGATGATGAAATTGCACAAGCTAAACAAAACAAGCCTGCCAGTATTCAGCTAAAACTGAATAATCTGGTGGATGACATCATGATTAATAAGCTATATGAAGCCTCGAATGCCGGTGTCAAAATCACCATGCTTATCCGTGGTATGTGCAGCTTAATCCCCAAAATACCAGGGCAAAGCGACAACATTAAGGTTTATAGTATTATCGATCGTTATTTAGAGCATTCACGGGTGATGTTGTTCCATGCCGGCGGCGAACAAAAACTGTTTATTGGTTCCTCTGACTGGATGACGCGTAATATTGATGAACGAATTGAAGTCTCAACCCCAGTATATGATAAGCAGTTAAAACAGATGGTTATTGCTATACTTTCGTTGCAATTTAAAGATAATACTAAGTCTAGGGTGATTAATCAGCAGCATGATAATCGCTATAACCCTAGAGGAAATAAACGCAAACTTCGTAGCCAAATTGCCATTCATCAATACCTTAATAGCTACGAAAAGAAAGTAAAAACTGCATTAGCAGTCAAATATAACAATAAGAACCAAGCAGAATTACCACAAGAGGCTTAA
- a CDS encoding Ppx/GppA phosphatase family protein: MADVIAQDSQHFVAIDMGSNSFHLVIAREQDGLLQVLHKEKRQVQLAKYLDNHNVLAEVAIENGVQCLKDFSQRFSNLAKAQVKIVATHTLRVAKNRQSFLTAARKVLPYPINVVSGHEEARLIYTGIAHSQVLEQKNIVIDIGGGSTEVIVGNEKRAKHLASLKCGCVSYNKRFFVNGHLTKEAFKQAIQAADKQFSCLSQVYFNQDWSLVLGSSGSAKAITLAISEVTDNGKGITSKNLLALKKHLINVGSIDKLEFELLDERRIPLLAAGLAILISFFRQLGIEHLQAAKGALREGVLYELAKIEQQVDIRQRTLSSLAQLYHADVNQASKVTKTALTLFEQVSNSWQLADYRWLLEGACQLHEIGISINSKSHHKHGSYILENSDLPGFNQQQQQMLALLVGNHRKKLNYSAMTIADEIQRQAFMRLLTLLRLAVLFNLGRTSSSNQQIKVKAQQADLTIKFSQCKEQDKEATQRSELLIQDLYAEQKKLATIGINLCFK; the protein is encoded by the coding sequence TTGGCTGATGTTATTGCACAAGACTCACAACATTTTGTCGCTATCGACATGGGGTCAAATAGTTTTCACTTAGTTATTGCTCGTGAACAAGACGGGCTTTTGCAAGTGTTGCATAAAGAAAAACGCCAAGTGCAGCTAGCCAAATACCTTGATAATCACAATGTGTTAGCGGAAGTTGCAATCGAAAATGGTGTTCAATGTCTTAAAGACTTTAGTCAGCGTTTTTCAAACTTAGCGAAAGCCCAAGTCAAAATTGTCGCCACACACACCTTACGGGTAGCCAAAAATCGCCAATCTTTTTTAACTGCAGCCCGCAAAGTGCTGCCCTACCCAATTAATGTTGTTTCAGGTCATGAAGAAGCGCGGTTAATTTATACCGGTATCGCCCACAGCCAAGTGCTTGAACAAAAAAATATAGTTATCGATATTGGTGGTGGCTCAACAGAAGTGATTGTGGGTAATGAAAAACGCGCTAAACACTTAGCCAGTTTAAAATGTGGCTGCGTCAGTTATAACAAACGCTTTTTTGTGAATGGACACCTAACAAAAGAAGCGTTTAAACAAGCTATTCAAGCTGCAGATAAGCAATTTTCATGCTTAAGCCAAGTTTACTTTAACCAAGATTGGTCACTCGTGTTAGGGAGTTCAGGCTCAGCAAAAGCTATCACTCTCGCCATCAGTGAAGTGACTGATAATGGCAAAGGTATAACCAGTAAAAACCTTTTAGCGTTAAAAAAACACCTCATCAATGTCGGTAGTATCGACAAGCTTGAATTCGAGCTATTAGATGAAAGAAGGATCCCACTTCTAGCTGCAGGTTTGGCAATCTTAATCAGTTTTTTTCGGCAATTGGGGATTGAACATTTGCAAGCTGCAAAAGGTGCACTTCGCGAAGGAGTCCTCTATGAGCTTGCCAAGATTGAACAACAAGTTGATATTAGGCAACGCACATTATCGAGTTTGGCTCAGCTGTATCATGCTGATGTTAACCAAGCATCTAAGGTGACTAAAACTGCCTTGACCTTATTTGAGCAAGTCAGTAATTCATGGCAATTAGCAGATTATCGTTGGTTACTAGAAGGCGCTTGTCAGCTCCACGAAATTGGCATTTCGATTAATTCAAAATCACACCATAAGCACGGAAGTTACATTCTCGAAAATAGTGACTTACCGGGTTTTAACCAACAGCAACAGCAAATGTTAGCCTTGCTCGTAGGCAATCATCGAAAAAAACTAAACTATTCAGCAATGACAATAGCTGATGAGATTCAGCGCCAAGCTTTTATGCGCTTATTAACCCTTCTGCGTCTCGCAGTATTGTTTAATTTAGGTCGAACATCCAGCAGCAACCAACAAATAAAGGTTAAAGCGCAACAAGCAGATTTGACGATTAAGTTTTCGCAGTGCAAAGAGCAGGATAAAGAAGCAACTCAACGCAGTGAGTTATTAATACAAGATTTATATGCCGAACAGAAAAAGTTAGCCACAATAGGGATTAATTTGTGTTTTAAGTAA
- the trhO gene encoding oxygen-dependent tRNA uridine(34) hydroxylase TrhO codes for MSHVVVCALYKFVALPNFESIRAPLLAHMENAEIRGTLLLAKEGINGTVAGSQQAIDGLLAWLATQEGLADIVCKLSFDEQMPFYRTKVKLKKEIVTMGVEGIDPREVVGTYVKPKDWNALISDPEVLLVDTRNDYEVQIGTFKDAVNPVTETFREFPDYVKENLDPAKHKKVAMFCTGGIRCEKSTAYLKEQGFDEVYHLEGGILKYLEEVKPEQSLWEGECFVFDNRVAVNHQLEKGIYDQCNACRMPITQEEMQTEAYVQGVSCPHCIDKISDEQRQRFIERERQVQLAKQRGEAHIGSEVKQVIAQRRKDKESLKQAQNES; via the coding sequence ATGTCACACGTTGTAGTTTGTGCGTTATATAAGTTTGTTGCCTTACCTAATTTTGAATCTATTAGAGCACCGTTATTAGCCCATATGGAAAACGCTGAAATCCGCGGTACCTTACTACTGGCTAAAGAAGGCATTAACGGTACAGTTGCTGGTAGCCAGCAAGCCATTGATGGATTACTGGCATGGTTAGCCACACAAGAAGGCTTAGCTGATATTGTGTGTAAGCTTTCATTTGATGAACAAATGCCTTTTTATCGCACTAAAGTAAAACTTAAAAAAGAAATTGTGACTATGGGCGTTGAGGGAATCGATCCTCGCGAAGTCGTAGGTACTTATGTAAAGCCTAAAGATTGGAATGCGTTAATTTCAGATCCTGAAGTGCTATTAGTTGATACCCGAAATGACTATGAAGTACAAATTGGTACGTTTAAAGATGCTGTTAACCCTGTAACAGAGACATTCCGTGAATTTCCTGACTACGTTAAAGAAAACCTAGATCCTGCCAAACATAAAAAAGTCGCCATGTTCTGTACTGGTGGTATTCGCTGTGAAAAATCGACTGCTTATTTAAAAGAGCAAGGGTTTGATGAGGTTTATCACCTTGAAGGTGGCATCCTAAAATATCTAGAAGAAGTAAAGCCTGAACAAAGTTTATGGGAAGGTGAGTGCTTTGTATTTGATAACCGCGTCGCAGTGAACCATCAACTTGAAAAAGGCATTTACGATCAATGTAATGCTTGTCGCATGCCGATTACCCAAGAAGAAATGCAAACAGAAGCTTATGTTCAAGGGGTTAGTTGCCCACACTGTATTGATAAAATTTCAGATGAGCAACGCCAGCGCTTTATTGAACGTGAACGCCAAGTACAATTAGCAAAGCAACGTGGTGAAGCGCACATTGGCAGTGAAGTAAAACAAGTCATTGCACAGCGCCGCAAAGATAAAGAGTCGTTAAAGCAAGCGCAAAACGAAAGCTAG
- a CDS encoding glutathione S-transferase, with product MILYSFRRCPYAMRARLGLHLSSLNPQVREIILKNKPAEMLEISPKGTVPVLAIQSESQHQYESITNKWLILEESLDIINYSLSHYPATNYKYLCKDEYDLLIESLTDKDTKALIDINDNEFKPWLDKYKYADRHLEFTEEYYREKACKFIAILEAKLNDKEHLLANSPTFADYAIFPFVRQFAHVNRSWFEQSQYSQVKKWLKHHIESDLFQSVMCKYPLWLDDKTLKTKLKQS from the coding sequence ATGATTCTATACAGTTTTAGACGTTGTCCTTACGCAATGAGAGCCCGCTTAGGCCTACACTTATCTTCTCTAAACCCGCAGGTACGAGAAATCATCCTTAAAAATAAACCTGCTGAAATGCTGGAGATTTCCCCTAAAGGAACGGTGCCGGTTTTAGCCATTCAATCCGAAAGCCAACACCAATACGAAAGCATTACTAATAAATGGCTTATATTAGAAGAAAGTCTAGATATCATTAATTATTCACTCAGCCATTATCCTGCAACGAATTACAAATATTTATGCAAAGATGAATATGATTTATTGATAGAGTCGTTAACTGACAAAGATACAAAAGCATTAATTGATATAAACGATAATGAATTTAAACCTTGGCTAGATAAGTACAAATATGCAGATAGACACCTTGAATTTACGGAAGAGTATTACCGCGAAAAAGCATGTAAATTCATAGCAATACTGGAGGCTAAACTGAACGACAAAGAGCATTTACTTGCTAACAGTCCAACCTTTGCCGATTATGCTATTTTCCCATTCGTTCGCCAATTTGCCCACGTTAACCGAAGTTGGTTTGAACAAAGCCAGTATTCACAAGTAAAAAAATGGCTTAAACACCATATTGAAAGTGATTTATTTCAATCCGTTATGTGTAAATACCCACTATGGTTAGACGACAAAACCCTTAAAACAAAACTAAAACAGTCATAA
- a CDS encoding NAD(P)H nitroreductase: protein MDASELLLTRQSTPRLTLPAPSESQLDFILNAGARVPDHGALTPWEFIIAAGDGLNKLGEIFVKAASANGAEEAFITKAKGMPHRAPMVITIATKNQQHPKVPLLEQQLAAGCATMAMQQAAFSIGLGAVWRTGDFAFNATVNKELGLAENEQIVGFLYVGTPAVKAPVKPLKDGRQFARFL, encoded by the coding sequence TTGGACGCATCAGAATTATTACTCACCCGACAATCAACACCGAGATTAACGCTGCCAGCACCTTCAGAATCTCAACTGGATTTTATTCTTAATGCTGGTGCTCGTGTGCCTGATCATGGTGCTTTAACACCTTGGGAGTTTATCATTGCCGCTGGCGATGGCCTTAATAAATTAGGCGAAATTTTTGTTAAAGCAGCTAGCGCTAATGGAGCTGAAGAAGCTTTTATCACTAAAGCTAAAGGCATGCCTCATCGTGCACCTATGGTCATTACCATTGCGACTAAAAACCAACAGCATCCGAAAGTTCCGTTGCTAGAACAGCAACTTGCTGCAGGCTGTGCGACTATGGCAATGCAACAAGCAGCATTTTCTATTGGTTTAGGCGCAGTTTGGCGTACAGGTGACTTTGCTTTTAATGCCACTGTGAATAAAGAGTTAGGCTTAGCTGAAAATGAACAAATTGTAGGCTTCTTATATGTTGGAACTCCAGCAGTTAAAGCACCAGTGAAACCTTTAAAGGATGGTCGTCAGTTTGCTCGTTTTTTATAG
- a CDS encoding HvfX family Cu-binding RiPP maturation protein: MSNLYQQFLNFLKHIEGIAPLALRVYLAPVLMQAGYNKLSHFSDTAAWFGNPDWGLGLPMPEVMTALAAGTELFGGFLLLIGLATRLVAIPMMFTMFVAAFAVHIDNGWLAIADASSWLANDNVASSAEKLAAAKSILQQHGNYEWLTSSGNFVILNNGIEFAITYLFMLLALLMLGGGRYTSVDYFIRKRFMS; encoded by the coding sequence ATGAGTAATCTTTACCAGCAGTTTTTAAACTTTTTAAAACATATTGAAGGCATAGCACCATTAGCTTTACGTGTTTATCTTGCGCCAGTATTAATGCAAGCGGGTTACAACAAATTGTCGCATTTTAGCGATACCGCAGCCTGGTTTGGTAATCCAGACTGGGGATTAGGCTTACCGATGCCTGAAGTCATGACGGCATTGGCTGCTGGTACAGAACTATTTGGTGGTTTTTTATTGTTAATTGGATTGGCGACTCGACTTGTTGCAATTCCGATGATGTTTACCATGTTCGTCGCAGCTTTTGCTGTACATATTGATAATGGTTGGTTAGCGATAGCGGATGCGAGTTCTTGGTTAGCGAATGATAATGTTGCTTCTTCGGCTGAAAAATTAGCCGCCGCCAAGTCCATTTTACAACAGCACGGAAATTATGAATGGCTAACCAGCTCTGGTAATTTTGTTATTTTGAATAACGGTATCGAGTTTGCCATAACCTATTTATTTATGTTGCTGGCTCTACTGATGCTGGGAGGTGGTCGATACACCAGCGTTGATTACTTTATTCGAAAGCGTTTTATGTCATAA